In a single window of the Streptomyces cinnabarinus genome:
- a CDS encoding toxin-antitoxin system HicB family antitoxin, with product MAKTQLNVRVDEDTARAARERATARGMSVNRYIEELVRQDAGEVGHTFVEAAADFMKQYESVFAEEFGAEREGRR from the coding sequence ATGGCGAAAACCCAGCTGAACGTCCGCGTCGACGAGGACACCGCCCGCGCGGCCCGCGAACGCGCGACGGCGCGCGGCATGAGCGTCAACCGCTACATCGAGGAACTCGTCCGGCAGGACGCCGGCGAGGTCGGCCACACCTTCGTGGAGGCCGCCGCCGACTTCATGAAGCAGTACGAGTCCGTCTTCGCCGAGGAGTTCGGCGCGGAGCGCGAAGGTCGTCGCTGA